The Entelurus aequoreus isolate RoL-2023_Sb linkage group LG08, RoL_Eaeq_v1.1, whole genome shotgun sequence genome segment tttagtaatagtTGTACTGACACTgatcaaatataaatatatatatataattataattattgataATTACTATTAATTTGTACTATTAATATACTATTATTAATatgatatttatatacatatttttataaaataaaatattttaaacacatatattattaaaaacaatactAGTATGTGTTTTTCAATATCactttttagatttagattttgaTATTTTATACTGTCATCTTTTTCACTACTTCATTTAGTTTCTGTTCTAAAACTTAATGGCAGTGTTTAAAACACTGTCTACAAATACTAAACAATAGTGTAATTTAAAATCAAACAATTTTACACTGGTTGTACACAAATGTATTTAGTTGTATATTTGTTATAATTGTGACCATGTGTTTTTAAATTGGATTATTTCCTTTTGTGATTACTatattttgtgtcatgtctgtatgTGGTTTTtcttctacaaaattaaacaactgaatgaacatcatcAAAAGTGTGCTGATTCCATCATTTTTGCCAGGGGTTGTAGTGATCCAATTCTAAAactaaaaacattattattataataataataataataattattattattattaatattattattattgttgcttTTGTTAACTACATTGTTATCTTGGTAAACTAAGAATTAGTGTGTTCAAGGTACCTCCTCGAAGTGGTAGCAGGAGTCGATGTGAGGCTTGATCTTGCCCTGCCTGTAGAGCTCCAGCAGGGAGGTCATGGCGTCCTGAATGTGGTCGTCGTCCATGTAGCTCAGGTGGAAGCCGCACACGGCCTTGTTGGTCTGCATCAGCTTCATGGTGTTGATGGACAGCTGGTTGTACCACGTCTTCATCATGGCCAGCAGGCTCCTCTTCTGGCCCGTCACACAGTTGGCAGCACCTGGCATAACACATGACGTATGATGTAGTACATACAGTAGTTACACGGTAGATGTTAAAGTCATTTAAGTGAGTTTTACCAAAAACGATAAGAGAACCCAAAGGTTTTAACAAGTTGAAGCccttctgttttcatttcattttttatttttatggatttttttcgcGTAATAATTATTTGACTTCTTCTTGAAATGATGGTTGTCAACTTAAATGACATGTAGTGTACACACTGAATGCATCGTCACAGAAAGGAGGGAAAGTATTCAGACCACTTTAAATCTTccactctttgtttcattgcagccatgtGCTAAAATCCAAAAAAGTTCCCTTTATTTCTTGTtagcaccccatcttgacaggaaaaaacagaaatgttgacatttttgcaaatgtattaaaaataaaaaactcaaaaATCTCATGTACATCAGTTTTCAGACCCTTTgcacaatactttgttgatgcaactttggcagcaattacagaggAAGGCTGTAGTTCtaagagtgaccatcgggttcttggtcacctccctgactagactaagatgaatgcagcaataaacagaaacatcctggatgaaaaccaatacttctcatccaacctaagcttgagagatgctgcaaagagaaatgggcaaaactgcccaaagataggtgtgctaaATGTGtggcatcatttaaaaaaaacttgaggctttaattgctgctaaaggtgagcaaaggctgtgaatactacatgtgattcttttttttcttctttttaaaaaaaataaatttgcaaacattcctacatttctgtttttttttctgtctgtgTACATTAAtgaaaaactaaattatatattttttgatttatcaaatggctgcaatgaaacaaagactgaaacatttaaaggggtctgaatactttccgtaccCACTGTATATTTTACTGCTCATCTtggtatataattatttttttagggTATGTGCTTTTCCTTgccttattgtttgtgctgtgaattattttaaattatgaattaatgtgttttcatatcatttgtatataaaaaaaaaatgtttgtatttataggttttattataattcatTTGAAAATATGAATGAGTATTGTTTAATAAACAGTTATATTGCCGAAAAATATTAAAACACGGTATTCATAGTTTTCAGTTTGATTTATTTGCGagtattttttaataaactttgCTTATTAAAGTGGATATTggtataataatattaacaacattCTTTTTTACTCAGAACTATGCAAAAATATGAGTAACTATTAACATTTAATTTCCTTATCATAGTTGATATCGATttacaaatattaaaatgttGAATTTATAGTTTTTACAATGACTTATTTTTGTAGTAAAAGTTGATAttggtaaaaaataattaaaagattgtatttattgtttttacttcTAAATATGAATTTGTATTGTTTTAATAGCATTTGCTTATCATAGAAGATATTGGCATGAAAATATTAACATCATTCTCTATTCATAGTTTTTACTATGaattattaaaaatataaacatttgttTAAATTAGATTTGCTTAACATAGTTGATATAACaatagttttaaaatgttttatttatactttttattatgaattatgttaaaatttaaatatttttatttttagcaacAGTTGATACTGGtataaaaatattaacaaaaaataaatttatagTTTTTACtatgaattatttaaaaatattttttttaaaaagtgcttaTCGTAGTTGATATTGGTGTAAAACATCAATTAAATTGTATTCATAGTTTTTACGATGCATTATATGAAAATATCAATTAATATTTTCAAACATTTGCCTGTCATAGTTGATATTAGCATAAAaactcatttttgtttgtttgttcataGTTATTACAATGAATTGTTACATGAAAATATGAATTGATATTTAATCATTATGATACAAAATGTATATGGTATTAAAAACACTGTTactatattttgaaaaaatatatatttttacaagtCATTTTGGTGCTAAAACTATATTTTCTGCACACTTTTGTATGGCATTGCTCCAGAAGATTTAAGCACTTTTGGGGAACCTTTTATATCTAAATATAGATATGACTAAATAAAAGATAGCAGCCACTCACCTTTGGGGCTGATTTTACCAATTTCCTCCACGTAGTCTTTGGTGTGATAGTCGATGGGGTGAGTCACGCCGACCTCTGCGATGATATCGTGTTTGGAGGCCGACGCTGTGCCGAAGACGGTCACGTCGGACACCATCTGACACAGCTGGGTGGCAGCAATGCCTACGCCACCTGGGCATGTGCAAACACAAGAACTTGGAGTAAACAACCACGAAATATCCCATTGGGCATCTTCTTGCGTTTCTCATACATTATGTTGTATACGCAAAAGGACGGAACACCAGTGTAGTACAGCAATACTTGTCAGTCTTCTTTAGCCAAGTACTACTTCTAAAATGTTTGCAAGTACCATCGTTTTTTATTCGTAGTATGAGGTATACGTTAACAATATTTCAGGAGAATAAATGCAATTTGAATTTGATTTCAGCAAattgtaaatgtatatttatttgattcgttaatttatatattttgaatataatatttttttatttaaaggtgttttattacttttaattcatcattattatcatcatcatcatatgtaAATGCAACGTTTGCAAGGTTGAATTAAAGCTTCTTTTAAGATCACTTTACAGCGGTGGTTGGTAAatcagatatttaaaaaaaatatttccaaaaTACACTCTCCTTTGTATTTCTCATGAAAAATGTTATTAGATTTTGACATTATTATATTTCCTATTGTATTCATATTAATACATTTTCTTCTAGTAGGTGATGgtattaaaaatacttttttgtcatttattattttgtatgtaaattttattcattacattattcaatattgatatatatatatatatatatatatatatatatatatatatatatatatatatatatatatatatatatatatatatatatatatatatatatatatatatatatatatatatatatatatatatatatatatatatatatttataaataaatatatacatatatatatacacataaatatatatactatatacacatatatagacacacaaatatatatatatacatatatatagacacacaaatatatatatacatatatatacaaaaatatatatatacacacatatacatacagtatatatatacatatgtatacacatatacatacaatatatatacatacatatatatacacatatatatatacacatttatatatacatatatatatatatatacacattcatatatacatgtatatatacatgtgtgtgtgtatatatatatatacacatttataaacatatatacatatatatacacacacacatatatatatacacatttataaacatatatacatatatatacacacacacatatatatatacacatatatatttatacacatactcacacacacatatatatatatatatacatacaaatttataaacatatatatatatatatatatacatacaaatttataaacatatatatatatatatatatatatatatatatatatatatatatatatatatatatatacacacatatatatttatacacatatatatatacacacacacacacacacacacacatatatatatatatatatatatatatatatatatatatatatatatatatatatatatatatatatatatatatatatatatatatatatatatatatatatatatatatatatatatatatatatatatatatatatatatatatatatatatatatatatatatatatttgtattggtattattggttatatatgttatatattttgtaaatttgataaaatgctaaaaaaaattatttttaaatatagccAAAGAGCATGACATAAAGtaggagtgtaaaaaaaaaaaaagattttcaaatgaattgcgattcttatttgtaacgattctttatcgattaaaacaatttttaaatctttgtttttgttttttaaatctgtcctatccagccactcaggaaaattattttgttgatgtagatgtccatatctgctgtacagctttactttagaaaagataaGTATTGGCTAGTTCTCTAGTTGCCTTATTTGAAATGgacattattaaatgtttgggtagaattttatttaaaaaaaacagttttcttttaagtaatatacaaATCTATTAGTGGTGTTtcttctattttatggaggaatgtagttaatcaataAACTAACACCCaatgtattgattttgaatcgagaatcgggttgaatcgagaatcagttTTGAATTGAGTCGTTACACTCAAGAATTGAATCGagtcatgtggtgcccaaagattcacagccctaatataaagaGAAAAAGTGTAAATGTTGATTCTAACCATTCATAACATAAGAATTTggctttaaatttaaaaaaatagtgggGATTTTTGTGAATTACAGTCTCCCCAACACGTTTTGTCAAAAAGTGCAAGCGTCACATTTAAGATTACATGCATTGTAGTGGCACTTATTTCATGACGATCTACGAGCTACCTATTAATCACTATCAGTTATGGCAGCGTAAACCCGAGGTTGCCTAGCAACGCTGTGTCATGTTTAACCCGTTACCTGCAGCCATGTGGACCAGCACACTCTTGCCCGGCTTGAGGTTGGCCATCTCGAATAGCATCATGTACGCCGTCATGTAGTTGATGGGGATGGCGGCGCCCTCCTCGAAGCTCATGGACTCGGGCATGGGGAAGGCTCGACTGGCGGGCACCACCACGACTTCCTGCCACGCGCCGCAGCGGCTTAATATGATGACACGATCCCCCACCTGGGTGAGAGATTCAGAGTTTAACTACAATACACGCAAGTTGGTccagctttattttaagatgtgtagcgaagcctggttattttgtatttataacaAAGCAGCCCTTTGACTTGTTTACATACACACTGTAACTCTACACTCGTCCAATGTGATGCCATATatgacatacaacaacgtaacattaaGAAGCGGAACAGTGGAAGTaaatgttagcaacactagcgtagctatgtcAGCTATATgctaactacagatgtccgataatggcttttttgccgatatctgatattccgatattgtccaactgttaatttctgattccgatatcaaccgatacagatatatacagtcgtggaattaacacattattatgcttaattttgtcgtgatgccccgctggatgcattaaacaatgtagcaaggttttccaaaataaatcaactcaagttatggaaaaaaaatgccaacatggcactgccatatttattattgaagtcacaaagtgcattatttttttttaacatgcctcaaaacagcagcttggaatttgggacatgctctccctgagagagcatgaggaggttgaggtggtggtggtgggggggtgaggggggggggtgggtagtagggagtgtatattgtagcgtcgaggaaaagttaatgctgcaaggggttctgggtatttgttctgttgtgtttatgttgtgttacggtgcggatgttctcccgaaatgtgtttgtcattcttgtttggtgtgggttcccagtgtggcgcatatttgtaacagtgttaaagttgtttacacggccaccttcagtgtgacctgtatggctgttgatcaagtatgccttgcattcacttgtgtgtgtgaaaagccgtagatattatgtgattgggccggcacgcaaaggcagtgcctttaaggtttattgccgctctgtacttctccctacgtccgtgtacacagcggcgttttaaaaagtcatacattttactttttgaaacagataccgataatttccgatattacattttaaagcatttatcggccgatattatcggacatctctaatgctaaCATAACGCCCACATTTCTACAGCGACGTCACGCAGGTACAACTAACAATCTAACTTGCAGCAACCATGTTTGTAGCTGACTGACATATTGCTGGcagttttattttaagatgtgtggcGAAGCCTTTTTGGTTTGTTCAAACAAAGTGGGTGACATATAAACAGATATAAACCTTAGACGCTATTTATCACATAGAACAATGTAAGATTAAAGAGTGTAACAGGAGGAACTAAACGTcagcaacactagcgtagctatgttagcgacatgctaacattacgttCATAGTTCAACTGCAACATCATGATAGTTTAGCCTATTTGCTGAAGGAAAACATAATCAAACTTACAGATTCCACATCTGTAGCTGACAGATCGTTGACAGGGCTTTATTTAAAGATGTAtagtgaagccttttttttttttacaaagcagtAGACATATGAACGGCGTCAGTTTTGGATGCTTTCTATCACAACCAGGTAAGATTAAAGAGTGAAACAGGAGGAACTAAACATGAGCAACccaagcatagctatgtgagctatatGCATACACATCAGGgtcatctacaaaccccaaaaccagtgaagttggcacgttgtgtaaatggtcaataaaaacagaatacaatgatttgcaaatccgtttcaacctatattcaattgaatagactgcaaagacaagatacttaacgctcGAACTGtgaaacgttatttttttttacaaatattagctcatttggaatttgatgcttgcaacgtgtttcaaaaacgttggcaaaagtggcaaaaaagactgagaaagttgaggaatgctcatcaaacacttatttggaacctcccacaggtgaacaggctaattgggaacaggtgggtgccatgattgggtataaaagcagcttccatgaaatgctcagtcattcacaaacaaggatggggcgagggtcaccattttgtgaacaaatgcgtgagcaaattgtccaacagttgaaaaacaacattttgcaacaagctattgcaaggaatttagggatttcaccatctacggtccgtaatatcatcaaaaagttcagagaatctggagaaatcactgcacgtaagcgatgatgttacggaccttcgatccctcaggcggtactgcatcaaaaagcgacatcagtatgtaaaggatgtcaccacatgggctcagaaatacttcagaaaaccactgtcagtaactacagttggtcgctacatctgtaagtgcaagttaaaactctactgtgcaaagccaaagccatttatcaacaacacccagaaacgccgccggctttgctgggcccgagctcatctaagatggactgatgcaaagtggaaaagtgttctgtggtctgacgagtccacatttcaaattgtttttggaaactgtggacgtcgtgtcctctggaacaaagaggaaaagaaccatccggattgttataagcgcaaagttcaaaagccagcatttgtgatggtatgggggtgtattagtgcccaaggcatgggtaacttacacatctgcgaatgcaccattaatgctgaaaggtacatacaggtagtggagcaacatatgttgccatccaagcaacgttatcatggacgcccctgcttatttcagcaagacaatgccaagccacgtgttacaacagcgcggcctcatagtaaaagagtgcgggtactagactggcctgcctgtagtccagacctgtctcccattgaaaatgtgtggcgcattatgaagcctaaaataccacaacggagacccccggactgttgaacaacttaagctgtacatcaagcaagaatgggaaagaattccacctgagaagcttaaaaaatgtgtctcctcagttcccaaacatttactgagtgttgttaaaaggaaaggccatgtaacacagtggtgaacatgccttttcccaactactttggcacgtgttgcagccatgaaattctaagttaattatttgcaaaaaaaaaaaagtttatgagtttgaacatcaaatatgttgtctttgtagtgcattcaactgaatatgggttgaaaaggatttgcaaatcattgtattccgtttatatttactacatctaacacaatttcccaactcatatggaaacagggtttgtatgttaAAATGTCCTTTACACATTAGGGGACCTCTAAAGCTAAAGCAATACCCTTGTCTGGAATGTTGCACAAAGTCTTGCAGTATATTCCacctgggaaaaaaaacattaatttggAGCTATTTGGAAGGCTTCATTTGACCTGGCAAATGGCCACGAAATAAACGAGAGGTGATTGCAGGAAGGCTGACGTAAGTTCCCCGGGAGAGATGAATAACAAAAGGCACATTTTCAAAGAGGACATTTTGGAGACGCTGAAACAAGGCCGGACAAATTACAGCTGGCGTGTTGACGCAACACATCTGCTTCACATAACGTGCTGCTTTGGAAACCAAGATGGCCTGACAAAAAGCACACAAACACCGAACGGCATGAGATGGGCTATGTCTAATCCCTGGAATCCATGTCTGGAGCTATACCAAGCAGCTCGACCAGATACAGTATTTTTATTACTCCAGATAAAGACTCAGGAAGATTGACTTTGATCAGCCTCAAGGCCTCGATTACATTATGAGTTAAATACTGTCATCGCTTAGATGTGTTCCTGCTCAGGGAGAAAGGTCAGGCGAGGATAAGCCAGGAAATAATGGCAACAAataataacacttataaaagaaattttggtaacactttagtatggggaaacattatctaagtcagtggttcccaacctttttgtagctgcggaccggtcaacgcttgaaaatttttcccacggaccggggggggggggggggggggggggggaataattaaaaacatttttttttttttgtcataaagacatacaatcatgtgtgcttacggactgtatccctgcagactgtattgatctatattgatatataatgtatatattgtgttttttatgttgatttaattaaaaaaaaaattaaaaaaatcttttttttcttcttcttgtgcggcccggtaccaatcggtctgcggaccggtaccgggccgcggcccggtggttggggaccactgatctaagtaacaaaaacttaatttagagttacttggacactatgggaacatattctataaCCCTAActttattgagggaagactcttagctagggatgtccgataatggctttttgccgatatccgatattgtccaactctttaattaccgataccgatatcaaccgataccgatatcaacagataccgatatatacagacgtggaattaacacattattatgcctaatttggacaaccaggtatggtgaagataaggtccttttttaaaaaaaattaataaaataaaataagataaataaatttaaaaaaaattcttgaataaaaaagaaagtaaaacaatataaaaacagttacatagaaactagtaattaatgaaaatgagtaaaattaactgttaaaggttagtactattaccatggaccagcagcacgcacatgtgtggctacggactgtatcccttgcagactgtattgatatatattgatatataatgtaggaaccagaatattaataacagaaagaaacgacccttttgtgtgaatgagtgtaaatgggggagggaggttttttgggttggtgcactaattgtaagtgtatcttgtgttttttatgttgatttaataaaaaaataacgataccgataataaaaaaccgatactgatcatttccgatattacattttaaagcatttatcggacatctctactcttaGCTAATGGCTTactttgtataataaggccatgcagaataaggcattaataagtacttaataatgactaattaggagccaatatgttactaatttgcatgttaataagcaactaattaatggtgaatatgttccccatactaaagtgttaccgaaagtTTTAGTATAGACAGAGAGGAGactaaaagaaaacattttagtcAGTCAGCCTAATAATTTAACCTCTTTATGAAGTTTAGCCAAGTCTCAGGCACTTACTTAACCGTAAAATAATCACGTTTTTAAAGTGCGCTATCTTGTGCGCATGCGCACGACGCAAGACCGCTTCATTGAAGAAAAAGGGTTGCGTGAATAATAAAAACATGACGTCCAATAAAACTTCTACAAACGTGTCCCttggaagtaaaaaataaaaataggaaATACATTTCAGTACACAAAAATTGTACAGAATTGTCAGAGTTGatacaaaacaataataataataataaagctaTGCAAACCGTTAGAAAATGCGCCACATggtgtaataatgtaataataatggctTTGTATTACTCACTTTGCGGTCCTTCACGTCTCCTCCGACAGCTTCGATGACTCCGGAGGCCTCCATGCCCAGAGTGACAGGCGGGGCGGGCAGCGGCTCGTACAGCCCCTGCCTGCCCATCAGCTCCGCGAAGTTGAGCCCGCACGCCTGCACCCGAACCAAGACCTCTCCGGGCTGCAGCGCGGGCTTCTTGAAGGCTTTCACCTGCAGCTTGACTTTGTCGTAGCCTCCGTAGCCGGTGAGCACTAGAGCCCGGCACGTCTCCTCCTCCGGgggggatgatgatgatgactctCCGGCGGACTTCAGCTGCTGCTGCGCCGGAGGACCCACTTCACCATGAGACATGGCGGACTAACTCTGGGTAAGGTCCGGATCGATTGGGGGTGAACCGGTTTGGGTCCTTCTCTTTCCAAAATAACATATGTTGCTCAGTTTGGAAACTGGAGAGACGCAGTCAAACTGCTTGTCAATCTTTAACTGCGCGTTCTTTGCAATTTCAAGCGCTCACTTTCATTTGATGGGCTCAACAAGTGTGTTGGCAACACAGCTTCCGGTTTGCACTTTcacaataaaattcccttcaaccATCAAATTACCCTGC includes the following:
- the LOC133654973 gene encoding synaptic vesicle membrane protein VAT-1 homolog, whose amino-acid sequence is MSHGEVGPPAQQQLKSAGESSSSSPPEEETCRALVLTGYGGYDKVKLQVKAFKKPALQPGEVLVRVQACGLNFAELMGRQGLYEPLPAPPVTLGMEASGVIEAVGGDVKDRKVGDRVIILSRCGAWQEVVVVPASRAFPMPESMSFEEGAAIPINYMTAYMMLFEMANLKPGKSVLVHMAAGGVGIAATQLCQMVSDVTVFGTASASKHDIIAEVGVTHPIDYHTKDYVEEIGKISPKGAANCVTGQKRSLLAMMKTWYNQLSINTMKLMQTNKAVCGFHLSYMDDDHIQDAMTSLLELYRQGKIKPHIDSCYHFEEVADAMRRMHERQNIGKVILLPQPKKQNEKMTSSSEPDGKK